The sequence below is a genomic window from bacterium.
CCGGCGTGCAGGCGACCGTCGGCCGCCAGTTCCTGAGCGAGGGGCCGGGCAACGTCTTCGTCGCCGACGCCGGCAAGGTGAACGTCGACGTCGGCTGGCCGGTGATGTTCACCGTCTACGGCGGTGCGCCGCAGTACTTCGAGCCCACCTACTCGACGCCGATCATCTCGCAGGACGAGATCCTGTGGGGCGGCAACATGCGCACCACGCGGTGGAACGGCGGCCAACTGACCCTCGGCTACCAGCAGTGGGAGCGGAACAGCAAGGTCCTGCAGCAACTGGTCAGCGCCAGCGCCGTGCAGTCGATGCCGACCTGGCTCTTCGCGCCGCGCTTCTACGGCACGTTCGGCTACGACGCCGACCGCGCCAACGTCGACACCGCCACCGGCGGCGTCGATTTCACCGTCAGGGAGCCGCTGCTGCTGTTCAACGTCGCCACCACCTACTACCAGCCGCAGGACAACACCGGCACGCTGCCCGATCTCAACCGCCAGGAGGACACGATCTTCCAGTTGTTCTCGAACAGCAACCTGTGGCAGGCGCGCGGCGGCGTGCGCCACCCGTTCTCCCGCGAGCTGTCGGTGTACGGCGACTTCTCCTACCAGAACTACGACAACGCCGTGAACCAGAACCAGAACGGCTATCTCGCCCACGCCGGCCTGATGTGGCTGCCGGAGGGCGACGGGCTGGAGCAGGTCGTGCTCGCCTACTACCTGGCCGACAGCGGCGGCGGCAACGTCAACGGCATCTCCCTCTATTACGAGAACAAGGTGTACGAGCGGATCACCTTCCGCTTCCGCACCGACCTCGCGTACTACGAGAAGGAGAGCAACCAGAGCGACTGGCCGGTGGCGACCCGCACCGGGCTCGCCTATGAGTTCCTCCCCGGTCTCGACGGCCAGCTCATCTTCGAGGCCAATCGCAACGCGCTCTTCGACGCCGACTTCCGCTTCGGCTTCGCGCTGACCTACAACTTCAAACACTACGTCAAGGAACCGTGGAACCGCGCCGACACGCCGTCCGACACGGCGGCATATCCGGCCGCCGCGCCCGCGGAGTCGCACTCGTGAGACCGCTGCCCGCGCTGGGGTTCGCCGTGGTGGCGGTGGTGGGGGCGACGGCGCTGCTGACCGCCTGCCGCAATGCGCTGCCGACCACCAGCTTCCTGCACAAACGGGCGGCGCCGGAGTCGAAGAGCACCAGCGATGCGCGACACCGCTTCGATCACGCGCTGCACGCCGAGGTGCTCGCCGCGCAGGGCCAGACCTGCGCCGACTGCCACCGCTTCGACGTCATCATCGAGACCGGCGAGCCGGCCCTGGCGAGCGACATCTCGGCGCGCGCGCTGCACCCGGGCGGGGCCGCCTGCCATTACTGCCACGGCCCCGGCGAGACCAAGATGGCGACCGCGCCGGGCACCTGCACCACCTGCCACACCAACCTGCTGCCGCTGCGACCGACGGACCACGACGTGTCCTGGATCCGCGTCCACGCCTCGGTCGCCCAGGCGCAACCCGGGCAGTGCGAGAACTGCCACAAGCAGTCGGAGTGCATCTACTGCCACGAGACCCGCGACACCATCCAGACGATCGTCCACGACCGCAATTTCCTCTACTTCCATTCGATCGAGGCGCGGGCCAATCCGATGCAGTGCGGCAGTTGCCACCGCGAGGACTACTGCATCCGCTGCCACCAGCAGGGCAAACCGGAGGTGAGACAATGACCCGCGTGGCGCGCCGGACGCCTGGCTCCGCGACCCCGCGGCCGGCCAGGGGGCGCCGCTTCCTCGCGGCCGCGCTCGCCGCCGCGCTCATCGCCGCCTGCGGCGACAACGCCGCGCCGAGCAGCGAAAACTACGGCAATCTGCTCAACTCGCCCGGCGGGCTCATCGTGCTCGAGGAGGAGCACCCCACCGGATGGCAGCGGCCCGACTGCTTCGCCTGCCACAACGTGCTCAACATGCACACCGTCAACCGCACCGGATTGCCGAGCTGCAACAAGCTGCCGCAGCCCCCTGCCACCGGCTGCATCAACCTGCTCGAGATCCAGCAGATCATCGACAACGAAGGCCAGGATAGCTGCCCGATGTGTCACGGCGACAACGGAGTGTCGCCATGAGCCTGCGCTGGCTGGCGCTGCTGGCCGTGCTGGCGCTCTGCGCCCCGGGGCTGCCCCTGCGCGCCGCCGAGGACGATACCAACCCGCACCGCATGAGCGGGCCGGACGATGACTCGGGTTGCGGCTTCTGTCACGAGGACGACATGAGCCTGTCGAGCTCGCTGCTCGACACCTGCCTGAGCTGCCACTCCCTCACCGAGCACTCCGGCTCGCAGGAACACCTGCACGCCACCGCGGCGGTGGTGGCGCGCCTGCGGCCGACGCCGATCAAGGCCGGCGCCGAGCCGATCCTGCCGCTCACCTCCGAGGGCACGATGTGGTGCGGAACCTGCCACCTCTATCACGACCCGCAGGTGAACGAGGAAGCGCTGTTGCCCGAGCGCTGGCACCCGCCGATGCGCGGCATGGCCGCCGCCGTGGCCGATGCCCTGGCGTCGCGCTGGGGCGATCTCGCCGCCAAGTACGACCAGAAGCTGCCGGTCGCCAGATTCTCGGCCCACGGCACCAACGCGTTGCGCCTGTCGGTGTCCGACGGTCGCCTCTGCGGCGAGTGCCACAGCTATCCGACGAAGGCGGCGAGGAGATGAGCCCGCGCCTGCTGCTCGGCCTCGCCCTGCTGTTCGTCGCCGCCTGTGGTCACGACGGCGCGCCGCAGTACGGCGGAAAACCGCCGCCGATCGACCAGGTCTACGGCCAGTGCACCTTCTGCCACGACCAGGTGGCAGTGCCGATGTACACCTTCGGCGGGCACGGCGGCTTCAAGGTCACCTGCACGACCTGCCACGATCAGGACCTCACCCCGGGCCGGGTCGGCCCGGACCACCGCAACGTGCCGGCGTGCGCCGACTGCCACAGCAAGCAGAAGACCCACATGGATCCCGCCGCCGGCACGCCGCAGCAGTGCCTGGTCTGCCACACCCCGCACGGCTCGCCGAACCTCTACCTGGTCGACACCGACATCACGGTGCCGAGCGGCGCCGTCGCGCCGATCGACTTCACCAACCTGATCGGCAAAGCCGATGGCAGCTTCGCCAGCGCCACCGATCCCGGCACCGGGCTCTGCGAGGTCTGCCACGCGACGACGACCTACTACAACAGCGAAGGCACCGGCGCGCCGCACTTCACCAACAACTGCGTCGTCTGCCACACCCACGCCGCCGCCTTCGCGCCGCCGCCGTAGCGCCTACGCGCGCTCGATCAGCAGGCTCTGGGCGGCGCGGCCGATCGGGCCCCGCTGGTCGAAGAGCCAGCTCTCCGCCAGGCCGATGCCGGTCGGTTGCGGGTAGGTCACGGCGTCGAGGCAGATCCACTCCGCCTCCGGATAGCGGTGCAGGTAGATCGTCAGGTCGGGGTTGATGAAGCTGTAGCCGTCGGCGCGGTGCAGGATCCAACTGATGCCGTTGCCGAAGTCGGCGGCGGCGGCGACGCGGCTGAGCGGCGAGGTCGGCTCGCCGTGCAGCACCGGCACCCGCAGGCGGATCCAGTCGACCGCCGGACCCGGTTCGTCGAAGCTGCCGCGGACGAAGCGGTGCTCGACGGCGGCGTTGTGGAAGCCGCGGTACGACAGCGAGTCGCTCCACGGCGGCAGGCTGTCGCGGCCGCCGTCGGGCGGCGATGGCGCGGCGATCCGCGGCAGGCCGGCGGGCAGCGCGACGTCGGCGCGCCGCAGGCGCAGCGCGGTGCAGCGCGCGACCTCGGTGTCCCCGCGCCACAGCGACGCCTCGACCAGTTGCACCTTGCGGCCCGGCCGCAGCACGCGCGTCCGCGCCGTCAGCGGCGCGATCGGCACGGGCCGCAGCAACTCGATGGTCAGCCGCGCCACCTGCATGCCGGCGCCACCGTCGGCCTCCTCCGCGAGCACGGCGAGCAGCGCCGCCGGCGCCCCGCCGTGCTGCGCCTCCGGCGTCCACGGACCGCGCGCCAACTCCGACGGGGTGAACTGGCTGCCGTCGCGAACGAAGAGCGCATCTGTCGCCATCTGCCAGCCGCTAGCACGGGCGCCGCGGCCGTTGCACGCGGCACCCCGTGCCCGGGCGGGATCACGGCTCGGGAGCGCGATCGTCCCCTTCCGGAATCTCGATCCGACCGGC
It includes:
- a CDS encoding cytochrome c3 family protein codes for the protein MRPLPALGFAVVAVVGATALLTACRNALPTTSFLHKRAAPESKSTSDARHRFDHALHAEVLAAQGQTCADCHRFDVIIETGEPALASDISARALHPGGAACHYCHGPGETKMATAPGTCTTCHTNLLPLRPTDHDVSWIRVHASVAQAQPGQCENCHKQSECIYCHETRDTIQTIVHDRNFLYFHSIEARANPMQCGSCHREDYCIRCHQQGKPEVRQ
- a CDS encoding thioesterase family protein → MATDALFVRDGSQFTPSELARGPWTPEAQHGGAPAALLAVLAEEADGGAGMQVARLTIELLRPVPIAPLTARTRVLRPGRKVQLVEASLWRGDTEVARCTALRLRRADVALPAGLPRIAAPSPPDGGRDSLPPWSDSLSYRGFHNAAVEHRFVRGSFDEPGPAVDWIRLRVPVLHGEPTSPLSRVAAAADFGNGISWILHRADGYSFINPDLTIYLHRYPEAEWICLDAVTYPQPTGIGLAESWLFDQRGPIGRAAQSLLIERA